One part of the Streptomyces ferrugineus genome encodes these proteins:
- a CDS encoding ArsR/SmtB family transcription factor produces MSARMHLSPAHDAHPRTPGEEQFALAAELLALLGDRTRLALLHVLTAGEADVTTLTEACGAARPAVSQHLARLRLAGLVNTRKEGRRVVYSLRDGHLRRLVDEALNVADHRLSDRPPHD; encoded by the coding sequence ATGAGCGCACGCATGCACCTATCACCTGCGCACGATGCGCACCCGCGTACCCCGGGCGAGGAGCAGTTCGCGCTCGCCGCCGAACTCCTCGCCCTGCTCGGCGACCGCACCCGCCTCGCGCTGCTGCACGTCCTGACGGCCGGCGAGGCCGATGTCACGACGCTCACCGAGGCGTGCGGGGCGGCGCGTCCGGCCGTCAGCCAGCATCTGGCCCGGCTGCGGCTCGCGGGGCTGGTGAACACGCGCAAGGAGGGCCGCCGGGTGGTCTACTCCCTGCGCGACGGCCATCTGCGCCGGCTCGTCGACGAGGCGCTGAACGTGGCGGACCACCGGCTCAGCGACCGGCCGCCGCACGACTGA
- a CDS encoding 4-hydroxybenzoate 3-monooxygenase, producing MTSTSPHLNSSPAQRFPVVVVGAGPAGLTIGNILRAASVDCLVLEVETREFIERRPRAGVLEEGAVRGLQRRGLADNLLARAQRHTECEFRFAGERYRFEYAKLTGVHHWVYPQQLLVTDLVREYADVRGGAIRFGVRDVELHDVDTDHPSVSYTCPETGQRQVVHCDFVAGCDGARGVTRDALPADRARVSRSDYGIGWLALLAEAPPSSDCVLFGMHPRGFAGHMPRSAEVTRYYLECPPGDDPENWSQDRVWTELQQRLQADGVPPLTEGRLIEKRVLDMHNYVVEPMVFGRLFLAGDAAHLTAPIAAKGMNLALHDAFLLGDGLVAHLSKGDGTALDGYSAACLNRVWDCQEFSHWLSEVYHGTSSGDPYRAGTTLARLRRLFDSPTAAMAFAEQYLGRNAGH from the coding sequence GTGACTTCCACCTCCCCCCACCTCAACTCCAGCCCCGCGCAGCGCTTTCCGGTCGTCGTCGTGGGCGCCGGACCGGCCGGTCTCACCATCGGCAACATCCTGCGGGCGGCCTCCGTGGACTGCCTGGTCCTGGAGGTCGAGACCCGCGAGTTCATCGAGCGGCGGCCGCGGGCCGGGGTGCTCGAGGAGGGGGCCGTGCGCGGACTCCAGCGGCGGGGTCTCGCGGACAACCTGCTGGCGCGGGCCCAGCGGCACACCGAGTGCGAGTTCCGGTTCGCCGGGGAGCGCTACCGGTTCGAGTACGCCAAGCTGACGGGCGTTCATCACTGGGTCTACCCACAGCAGTTGCTGGTGACGGACCTGGTGCGCGAGTACGCCGATGTGCGCGGCGGGGCCATCCGCTTCGGGGTGCGGGACGTGGAGCTGCACGATGTCGACACCGACCACCCCTCGGTGTCGTACACCTGCCCGGAGACCGGGCAACGCCAGGTCGTGCACTGCGACTTCGTCGCGGGCTGCGACGGGGCGCGCGGCGTGACGCGCGACGCGCTGCCCGCCGACCGGGCCCGCGTCTCCCGCAGCGACTACGGCATCGGCTGGCTGGCGCTGCTCGCGGAGGCGCCGCCGTCCTCCGACTGCGTCCTGTTCGGCATGCATCCGCGCGGATTCGCCGGGCACATGCCGCGCAGCGCCGAGGTCACCCGCTACTACCTCGAGTGCCCACCCGGCGACGACCCGGAGAACTGGTCGCAGGACAGGGTCTGGACGGAGCTGCAGCAGCGCCTCCAGGCCGACGGCGTGCCGCCGCTGACGGAGGGGCGGCTGATCGAGAAGCGCGTCCTCGACATGCACAACTACGTCGTCGAGCCCATGGTGTTCGGCCGCCTCTTCCTGGCCGGCGACGCCGCCCACCTGACCGCCCCCATCGCCGCCAAGGGCATGAACCTCGCCCTGCACGACGCCTTCCTGCTCGGCGACGGCCTCGTGGCGCACCTCTCCAAGGGCGACGGCACCGCACTGGACGGCTACTCGGCGGCCTGTCTGAACCGGGTGTGGGACTGCCAGGAGTTCTCCCACTGGCTCTCCGAGGTCTACCACGGCACGTCGTCGGGCGACCCGTACCGCGCGGGCACCACCCTCGCCCGTCTGCGCCGCCTCTTCGACTCCCCCACGGCCGCGATGGCGTTCGCGGAGCAGTACCTGGGCAGGAACGCCGGGCACTGA
- a CDS encoding CoA-binding protein, protein MYGDPATVRRILTELGDTWAIVGLSTNQRRAAYGVAGVLQRFGKRIVPVHPKAETVHGEPGYASLADIPFDVDVVDVFVNSDLAGPVADEAVAKGAKAVWFQLDVIDEAAYDRTRAAGLEMVMDRCPAIEIPRLG, encoded by the coding sequence GTGTACGGCGACCCGGCGACAGTCCGCAGGATCCTGACCGAGCTCGGCGACACCTGGGCCATCGTGGGCCTGTCGACGAACCAGCGACGCGCGGCGTACGGGGTCGCCGGCGTCCTGCAGCGCTTCGGCAAGCGCATCGTGCCCGTGCACCCGAAGGCGGAGACGGTCCACGGCGAGCCCGGCTATGCCTCCCTGGCGGACATCCCCTTCGACGTGGACGTGGTCGACGTGTTCGTGAACAGCGACCTCGCGGGACCGGTCGCCGACGAGGCGGTCGCCAAGGGGGCCAAGGCGGTGTGGTTCCAGCTGGACGTGATCGACGAGGCGGCGTACGACCGCACCCGCGCGGCGGGCCTGGAGATGGTCATGGACCGCTGCCCGGCGATCGAGATCCCCCGCCTGGGCTAG
- a CDS encoding FdhF/YdeP family oxidoreductase — MTRKPPAEDPGDARLRVGPPKEYAAGVPAVTSSLRHAGEQMGVRRSLLTLLRVNQKEGFDCPGCAWPEPDHRHRAEFCENGAKAVAEEATVRRVTPDFFAEHTLEDLLPRSDYWLGQQGRLTHPMYRPAGADRYRPISWDDAFALIARELAALDHPDQAAFYTSGRASNEAAFLYQLFVRGFGTNNLPDCSNMCHESSGSALVETIGIGKGSVSLEDLHEADLILVVGQNPGTNHPRMLSALEEAKRRGARVIAVNPLPEAGLLRFKNPQKPSGVIGGGTQLADRFLQIRLGGDQALFQAFNRLLLEAEDDDPGIVLDTSFITAHTHGFEEFAEQARKTSWADVLEATGLSETEIRDAFRDVLAAEKTVVCWAMGLTQHRHSVPTIRDVVNFLLLRGNIGRPGAGLCPVRGHSNVQGDRTMGIYEKPSEDFLDALGAEFGFAPPRHHGHDAVETIRAMRDGDVKVFVGLGGNFVAAAPDTEVTEQALRNCRLTVQISTKLNRSHVVTGEEALILPCLGRTEADLRPSGPQSVTVEDSMGMVHLSRGRLAPASGHLLSEVAIICGMARAALGAREPRVPWDDFAADYDRVRDRIARVIPGFEGFNDRVRRPGGFALPHPPRDERRFTTATGRANFTANPVEFPRVPEGRLLLQTLRSHDQYNTTIYGLDDRYRGIHQGRRVLFVHRDDLAARGLADGDLVDIVSEYEDGVERRAPRFRTVAFPTPRGCCAAYFPETNVLVPLDSTAETSNTPTSKSIVVRLEPCAGV, encoded by the coding sequence ATGACTCGTAAGCCACCTGCTGAGGACCCCGGCGACGCCCGTCTGCGGGTCGGCCCGCCGAAGGAGTACGCCGCCGGCGTCCCCGCGGTCACCTCCTCGCTGCGGCACGCCGGCGAGCAGATGGGGGTCCGGCGCAGCCTGCTCACTCTGCTCCGGGTGAACCAGAAGGAGGGCTTCGACTGCCCGGGCTGCGCCTGGCCCGAGCCGGACCACCGGCACAGGGCGGAGTTCTGCGAGAACGGGGCCAAGGCCGTGGCTGAGGAGGCCACCGTACGCCGGGTCACCCCGGACTTCTTCGCCGAGCACACCCTGGAGGATCTGCTCCCGCGCAGCGACTACTGGCTCGGGCAGCAGGGACGTCTCACCCACCCCATGTACCGTCCGGCCGGCGCCGACCGCTACCGGCCGATCTCCTGGGACGACGCCTTCGCCCTGATCGCCCGCGAACTCGCCGCGCTCGACCACCCCGACCAGGCCGCCTTCTACACCTCCGGGCGGGCGAGCAACGAGGCGGCGTTCCTCTATCAGCTCTTCGTCCGCGGCTTCGGCACCAACAACCTGCCGGACTGCTCCAACATGTGCCACGAGTCCAGTGGCTCGGCCCTGGTCGAGACGATCGGCATCGGCAAGGGAAGCGTCAGCCTGGAGGACCTCCACGAGGCCGACCTGATCCTGGTCGTCGGCCAGAACCCCGGCACCAACCACCCCCGCATGCTCTCCGCGCTGGAGGAGGCCAAGCGGCGGGGCGCCCGCGTCATCGCGGTCAACCCCCTGCCCGAGGCCGGCCTGCTCCGGTTCAAGAACCCCCAGAAGCCCTCCGGCGTCATCGGCGGCGGCACCCAGCTCGCCGACCGGTTCCTGCAGATCAGGCTGGGAGGCGATCAGGCGCTGTTCCAGGCCTTCAACCGGCTGCTGCTGGAGGCGGAGGACGACGATCCCGGCATCGTCCTCGACACCTCCTTCATCACCGCGCACACACACGGCTTCGAGGAGTTCGCCGAGCAGGCCCGCAAGACCTCCTGGGCGGACGTCCTGGAGGCCACCGGGCTGTCCGAGACCGAGATCAGGGACGCGTTCCGGGATGTCCTCGCCGCCGAGAAGACCGTCGTCTGCTGGGCGATGGGCCTCACCCAGCACCGCCACTCCGTCCCGACCATCCGCGACGTCGTCAACTTCCTCCTCCTGCGCGGCAACATCGGCCGCCCCGGCGCGGGGCTGTGCCCGGTGCGCGGCCACTCCAACGTGCAGGGCGACCGGACCATGGGCATCTACGAGAAGCCCAGCGAGGACTTCCTCGACGCGCTCGGCGCCGAATTCGGCTTCGCACCGCCCCGCCATCACGGTCACGACGCGGTCGAGACCATCCGTGCCATGCGCGACGGCGACGTGAAGGTCTTCGTGGGACTGGGCGGCAACTTCGTCGCCGCCGCCCCCGACACCGAGGTGACGGAACAGGCGCTGCGCAACTGCCGGCTCACCGTACAGATCTCCACCAAGCTCAACCGTTCCCACGTGGTCACCGGGGAAGAGGCGCTCATCCTGCCCTGCCTGGGCCGCACCGAGGCCGACCTGAGGCCCTCGGGGCCCCAGTCGGTGACGGTGGAGGACTCCATGGGCATGGTGCACCTGTCGCGAGGACGGCTCGCGCCCGCCTCCGGACACCTCCTCAGCGAGGTGGCGATCATCTGCGGGATGGCGCGGGCCGCGCTCGGCGCCCGCGAGCCCCGTGTGCCCTGGGACGACTTCGCGGCCGACTACGACCGTGTCCGCGACCGCATCGCCCGTGTGATCCCCGGCTTCGAGGGCTTCAACGACCGGGTGCGCCGACCCGGCGGCTTCGCCCTGCCCCACCCGCCCCGCGACGAGCGCCGCTTCACCACCGCCACCGGCCGGGCCAACTTCACCGCGAACCCGGTGGAGTTCCCGCGCGTACCGGAAGGCCGCCTGCTGCTGCAGACCCTGCGCTCGCACGACCAGTACAACACCACCATCTACGGACTGGACGACCGCTATCGCGGCATCCACCAGGGACGCCGCGTGCTGTTCGTGCACCGGGACGACCTCGCCGCGCGCGGCCTGGCCGACGGCGACCTCGTCGACATCGTCAGTGAGTACGAGGACGGGGTGGAGCGCAGGGCGCCGCGCTTTCGCACGGTCGCCTTCCCGACGCCCCGTGGCTGCTGTGCGGCGTACTTCCCGGAGACCAACGTCCTGGTGCCGCTGGACTCGACAGCGGAGACCAGCAACACCCCCACGTCCAAGTCCATCGTGGTCCGGCTGGAACCCTGCGCCGGGGTGTGA
- a CDS encoding BCCT family transporter has translation MAAPQTAKSPGDTSDQEKSGIRSPAASIAPRVFWPSAIIIVAFVLYATVFKKSAQDVISKVQTEIISGVGWYYTALVSLFVIFTLWVGIGRFGDIKLGKDNERPEFSMASWLAMLFAAGMGIGLVFWGVAEPLNHFTSPRPGVGDAVAERSEMAMVQTFLHWGIHPWAIYVVVGLAVAYAVHRKSRPISIRWALEPLFGDKIKGAWGDAIDTIAIVGTVFGVATSLGFGVLQISAGMGFQGWVDEPGTPLRVVLIVIITALATVSVVTGVGKGIKWLSNINMGLAAALMVFVLVAGPTLFILNGFVEDIGAYLQNLLALSFDTGASQGADGTAWVSGWTVFYWGWWISWAPFVGVFIARISRGRTVREFVTGVLLVPTLLTFLWFAILGGSALHRETVGEGGLVGEDGAVGTDSALFQLLDGLPGGAFVAGMTILLIVLFFVTSSDSGSYVVDVLASGGHPDPPTWSRVFWCAAEGAVAVALLIASGTGTSSLSTLQTVAIITALPFTFVMIGMCLATAKSFRREHHAYLAAQRKKQEERLIDQAVSAFEEGLENGNGTSSHGSKDSKDSVVDARTT, from the coding sequence ATGGCTGCTCCCCAGACGGCGAAATCGCCTGGCGACACCTCGGATCAAGAGAAATCGGGGATCCGCTCCCCCGCAGCATCGATCGCACCGCGTGTCTTCTGGCCATCCGCGATCATCATCGTCGCCTTCGTGCTCTATGCAACAGTATTCAAGAAGTCTGCCCAGGACGTCATCAGCAAGGTGCAGACGGAGATCATCAGCGGCGTCGGTTGGTATTACACAGCCCTTGTCTCACTCTTTGTGATCTTCACCCTCTGGGTCGGAATCGGCCGCTTCGGAGACATCAAGCTCGGCAAGGACAACGAACGGCCCGAGTTCAGCATGGCCTCCTGGCTGGCGATGCTGTTCGCCGCCGGTATGGGCATCGGGCTCGTCTTCTGGGGTGTCGCCGAGCCACTGAACCACTTCACCTCCCCGAGGCCGGGCGTCGGTGACGCCGTGGCCGAGCGGAGCGAGATGGCCATGGTCCAGACGTTCCTGCACTGGGGAATCCACCCCTGGGCCATCTACGTCGTGGTCGGCCTCGCCGTCGCCTACGCCGTACACCGCAAGAGCCGTCCCATCTCGATCCGCTGGGCTCTGGAACCGCTCTTCGGCGACAAGATCAAGGGCGCCTGGGGCGACGCCATCGACACCATCGCCATCGTCGGCACCGTCTTCGGTGTGGCCACCTCGCTCGGCTTCGGCGTCCTGCAGATCTCCGCGGGCATGGGCTTCCAGGGCTGGGTGGACGAGCCCGGCACGCCACTTCGGGTCGTGCTCATCGTCATCATCACCGCGCTTGCCACCGTCTCCGTGGTCACAGGCGTGGGCAAGGGCATCAAGTGGCTGTCGAACATCAATATGGGTCTGGCCGCCGCGCTGATGGTGTTCGTCCTCGTCGCGGGCCCGACGCTGTTCATCCTCAACGGCTTCGTCGAGGACATCGGCGCGTATCTGCAGAACCTCCTCGCGCTGAGCTTCGACACCGGCGCCTCCCAGGGCGCGGACGGCACCGCATGGGTCAGCGGCTGGACGGTCTTCTACTGGGGCTGGTGGATCTCCTGGGCGCCGTTCGTCGGCGTCTTCATCGCCCGTATCTCCCGCGGCCGGACCGTCCGTGAGTTCGTCACGGGCGTGCTGCTGGTACCGACCCTGCTGACCTTCCTCTGGTTCGCGATCCTCGGCGGCTCGGCGCTCCACCGCGAAACGGTCGGTGAGGGTGGACTGGTGGGCGAGGACGGCGCGGTCGGCACGGACAGCGCGCTCTTCCAACTGCTCGACGGCCTGCCGGGCGGCGCGTTCGTCGCCGGCATGACGATCCTGCTGATCGTGCTGTTCTTCGTCACCTCCTCCGACTCCGGCAGCTATGTGGTCGACGTGCTGGCCTCCGGCGGCCACCCCGACCCGCCGACCTGGAGCCGTGTGTTCTGGTGCGCCGCCGAGGGCGCCGTGGCCGTCGCGCTGCTGATCGCCAGCGGTACGGGAACCTCGTCGCTGTCCACGCTGCAGACGGTGGCGATCATCACGGCACTGCCCTTCACCTTCGTGATGATCGGGATGTGCCTGGCCACGGCCAAGTCCTTCCGCCGGGAACACCACGCCTACCTGGCCGCCCAGCGGAAGAAGCAGGAGGAACGGCTCATCGACCAGGCTGTCTCGGCGTTCGAGGAGGGCCTGGAGAACGGGAACGGGACCTCGTCGCACGGGTCCAAGGACAGCAAGGACAGCGTGGTGGACGCGCGCACCACATAG
- a CDS encoding S-(hydroxymethyl)mycothiol dehydrogenase codes for MTHQVRAVVARGKGAPVSLETIIVPDPGPGEALVKIEACGVCHTDLHYREGGINDDFPFLLGHEAAGIVESVGEGVTDVAPGDFVILNWRAVCGQCRACRRGESWYCFNTHNAKQKMTLLDGTELSPALGIGAFAEKTLVAAGQCTKVDPSASAAAAGLLGCGVMAGIGAAINTGNVGRGDSVAVIGCGGVGAAAIAGADLAGAAKVIAVDIDDRKLETARKLGATHTVNSKNADAVEAIRELTGGFGADVVIEAVGRPETYRQAFYARDLAGTVVLVGVPTPEMKLELPLLDVFGRGGSLKSSWYGDCLPSRDFPMLIDLYLQGRLDLDAFVTETIALDEVEKAFERMHHGDVLRSVVVL; via the coding sequence ATGACGCACCAGGTCCGTGCCGTCGTCGCGCGGGGCAAGGGCGCCCCCGTCAGCCTGGAAACGATCATCGTGCCCGACCCGGGCCCGGGTGAGGCGCTGGTGAAGATCGAGGCCTGCGGGGTCTGCCACACCGATCTGCACTATCGCGAGGGCGGCATCAACGACGACTTCCCGTTCCTGCTGGGCCATGAGGCCGCGGGCATCGTGGAATCGGTGGGGGAGGGGGTCACCGACGTCGCGCCCGGCGACTTCGTGATCCTCAATTGGCGTGCGGTGTGCGGCCAGTGCCGTGCCTGCCGGCGCGGAGAGTCCTGGTACTGCTTCAACACCCACAACGCCAAGCAGAAGATGACCTTGCTGGACGGCACCGAGTTGTCGCCGGCCCTGGGCATCGGCGCCTTCGCGGAGAAGACGCTGGTCGCGGCCGGGCAGTGCACGAAGGTCGACCCGAGCGCGTCGGCCGCCGCCGCCGGTCTGCTGGGGTGCGGTGTGATGGCTGGTATCGGCGCCGCCATCAACACCGGCAACGTCGGACGGGGTGACTCGGTCGCCGTCATCGGCTGTGGCGGGGTCGGGGCCGCGGCGATCGCCGGGGCCGACCTGGCGGGCGCGGCCAAGGTCATCGCGGTCGACATCGACGACCGCAAGCTGGAGACGGCCCGGAAGCTCGGCGCCACCCACACCGTCAACTCCAAGAACGCCGACGCCGTCGAGGCGATCCGCGAGCTGACCGGCGGCTTCGGAGCCGATGTGGTCATCGAGGCGGTCGGCCGCCCGGAGACGTACCGGCAGGCGTTCTACGCCCGCGACCTGGCCGGCACGGTCGTCCTGGTCGGCGTCCCCACCCCGGAGATGAAGCTGGAACTGCCACTGCTGGACGTCTTCGGCCGCGGTGGCTCCCTGAAGTCCTCCTGGTACGGCGACTGCCTGCCGTCGCGCGACTTCCCGATGCTCATCGACCTCTATCTCCAGGGCCGGCTCGACCTGGACGCCTTCGTCACCGAGACCATCGCGCTGGACGAGGTCGAGAAGGCCTTCGAGCGGATGCACCACGGCGACGTCCTGCGCTCGGTGGTGGTCCTCTGA
- a CDS encoding MBL fold metallo-hydrolase: MAARIEHLVTSGTFSLDGGTWDVDNNVWIVGDDTEAIVIDAAHDAEAIARAVGGRTLRAIVCTHAHNDHIDAAPELAARTGAPILLHPDDLPLWKQTHPDKAPDAELTDGQGITVAGVELTVLHTPGHAPGAVCLYAPALTALFSGDTLFAGGPGATGRSYSHFPTIVESIRDRLLTLPGDTVVHTGHGGTTTVGTEAPHLQEWIDRGF; this comes from the coding sequence ATGGCCGCCCGCATCGAACACCTCGTCACCTCGGGCACGTTCTCGCTGGACGGCGGCACCTGGGACGTCGACAACAACGTGTGGATCGTCGGCGACGACACCGAGGCGATCGTCATCGACGCCGCCCACGACGCCGAGGCGATCGCCCGGGCCGTCGGCGGGCGCACCCTCAGGGCCATCGTGTGCACGCACGCGCACAACGACCACATCGACGCCGCGCCGGAGCTCGCGGCGCGCACGGGTGCCCCGATCCTCCTCCACCCGGACGACCTGCCGCTGTGGAAGCAGACCCACCCGGACAAGGCGCCGGACGCCGAGCTGACCGACGGCCAGGGCATCACGGTGGCCGGCGTCGAGCTGACGGTGCTGCACACGCCCGGCCACGCCCCCGGCGCGGTCTGTCTGTACGCGCCGGCCCTGACGGCCCTCTTCAGTGGCGACACGCTGTTCGCCGGCGGGCCGGGGGCGACGGGAAGGTCGTACAGCCACTTCCCGACCATCGTCGAGTCGATCAGGGACCGGCTGCTGACGCTGCCGGGAGACACCGTCGTGCACACCGGACACGGGGGGACGACCACCGTCGGCACCGAGGCCCCGCACCTCCAGGAGTGGATCGACCGCGGTTTCTGA
- a CDS encoding bifunctional 3-phenylpropionate/cinnamic acid dioxygenase ferredoxin subunit, which yields MMIPACPLADLPRGEAFRLETDPAVTVFHTEDGELFAIDDTCTHQDASLADGWVEDCWVECPLHASKFNLKTGEVDAPPAKLPVRTHEVVVEDGMVYVKLSTAAPNLPHCAVRKLAGTTA from the coding sequence ATGATGATTCCCGCGTGTCCCCTGGCGGATCTGCCGCGAGGAGAGGCCTTCCGTCTCGAGACCGACCCGGCGGTCACGGTGTTCCACACCGAGGACGGCGAGCTCTTCGCCATCGACGACACGTGCACCCACCAGGACGCTTCACTCGCCGACGGCTGGGTGGAGGACTGCTGGGTGGAATGCCCGCTGCACGCCTCGAAGTTCAACCTCAAGACCGGTGAGGTCGACGCCCCGCCGGCCAAGCTTCCCGTCCGGACCCACGAGGTCGTCGTGGAGGACGGCATGGTCTACGTCAAGCTGTCCACGGCCGCCCCCAACCTGCCGCACTGCGCCGTGCGCAAGCTCGCCGGGACCACCGCGTGA
- a CDS encoding NAD(P)/FAD-dependent oxidoreductase, which yields MRTVAVVGASLAGLSAARSLRKQGYDGRLVVIGDELHRPYDRPPLSKEFLAGTVGEADLALEMDDEDLQAEWLLGVRATGLDRTDRAVRLADGREVRADGVVIATGAAARTLPGSEGLAGVHVVRTLDDARALRDELARGGRLVVIGGGFIGAEVASTAYALGLGVTVVEAAATPLAGPLGETMGGVVSALHADHGVRLLCGVGVKGLSGETRVDAVLLEDGRSIPADIVVVGVGARPCVEWLEGSGVELDNGVKCGADGRTSLAGVVAVGDCANWYDPRTGAHRRVEHWTGARERPDAAIATLLAGGAVEPGVPRPPYFWSDQYGVKIQFVGHAAGADSVTIEEGSADDRDVLAVYRRAGEPVAALGMNQPRLFTRWRKQLARPTS from the coding sequence GTGAGGACGGTGGCCGTGGTGGGCGCCTCGCTGGCCGGGCTGTCGGCCGCGCGTTCCCTGCGCAAGCAGGGCTACGACGGACGGCTGGTCGTCATCGGGGACGAACTCCACCGCCCGTACGACCGGCCCCCGCTGTCCAAGGAGTTCCTGGCCGGCACCGTCGGCGAAGCCGACCTCGCGTTGGAGATGGACGACGAGGACCTCCAGGCGGAGTGGCTGCTCGGCGTCCGCGCCACCGGACTCGACCGCACCGACCGCGCCGTCCGGCTCGCCGACGGCCGGGAGGTCCGCGCCGACGGCGTCGTCATCGCGACCGGCGCCGCCGCGCGCACCCTGCCCGGCTCCGAGGGCCTGGCGGGAGTGCATGTCGTGCGCACCCTGGACGACGCCCGCGCGCTACGGGACGAACTGGCCCGCGGCGGACGGCTGGTGGTGATCGGCGGCGGATTCATCGGCGCCGAAGTCGCCTCCACCGCCTACGCCCTCGGGCTCGGTGTGACGGTGGTCGAGGCGGCCGCGACGCCACTCGCCGGACCGCTCGGCGAGACCATGGGCGGCGTGGTCTCCGCCCTCCACGCGGACCACGGCGTACGGCTGCTGTGCGGCGTGGGCGTCAAGGGACTGAGCGGGGAGACCCGGGTGGACGCCGTCCTGCTGGAGGACGGCCGCAGCATCCCCGCCGACATCGTGGTGGTCGGCGTAGGCGCACGCCCTTGCGTCGAGTGGCTGGAGGGATCCGGCGTCGAACTCGACAACGGCGTCAAGTGCGGTGCGGACGGCCGCACCAGCCTGGCCGGCGTGGTCGCGGTCGGTGACTGCGCCAACTGGTACGACCCTCGTACGGGTGCCCATCGCCGCGTCGAGCACTGGACCGGTGCGCGCGAGCGGCCCGACGCCGCGATCGCCACGCTGCTGGCGGGCGGTGCCGTCGAACCGGGCGTGCCCCGGCCGCCGTACTTCTGGTCGGACCAGTACGGCGTGAAGATCCAGTTCGTCGGCCATGCGGCCGGCGCCGACAGTGTGACGATCGAGGAAGGCTCCGCGGACGACCGCGATGTCCTCGCCGTCTACCGGCGTGCCGGTGAGCCCGTTGCCGCGCTCGGGATGAACCAGCCGCGGCTGTTCACCCGCTGGCGCAAGCAGCTCGCCCGCCCCACATCTTGA
- a CDS encoding aromatic ring-hydroxylating oxygenase subunit alpha, translating into MTSTSLPDSLIATLPGSFYTDPGIFAQEQEHIFESMWFCVARSSDLDKPGAFRTVDVGRESILVTRARDKSIRAYFNICRHRGARLCMEETGEVKRGFQCPYHAWTYGLDGKLVAAPNLTKMPDIGRTEYGLVSVATREWLGYVWVCLAENPPPFEEAVIGDVVARLGDAESIERYDIENLSVGRRIVYDVKANWKLIIENFMECYHCATIHPELTEVLPEFADGFAAQYYVGHGAEFGEEVRGFTVDGSEGLDRIPGVAEDQDRRYYAITVRPQVFINLVPDHVIFHRMFPMAEDRTIVECDWLYLPHVVESGKDVSRSVELFHRVNQQDFDACERTQPAMNSRMYAKGGVLVPSEHHIGAFHDWVHERLGTHQQ; encoded by the coding sequence GTGACCTCGACCAGCCTGCCGGACAGCCTGATCGCCACTCTCCCCGGCTCCTTCTACACCGATCCCGGGATCTTCGCCCAGGAGCAGGAGCACATATTCGAGTCCATGTGGTTCTGCGTCGCGCGCTCGTCGGACCTGGACAAGCCCGGCGCCTTCCGGACCGTCGATGTCGGCCGCGAGAGCATCCTCGTCACGCGGGCCCGCGACAAATCGATCCGCGCCTACTTCAACATCTGCCGGCACCGCGGCGCCAGGCTCTGCATGGAGGAGACCGGCGAGGTCAAGCGGGGCTTCCAGTGCCCGTACCACGCCTGGACCTACGGCCTGGACGGCAAGCTCGTCGCGGCGCCCAACCTCACCAAGATGCCCGACATCGGCCGCACCGAGTACGGCCTGGTGAGCGTGGCCACCCGTGAATGGCTCGGCTATGTCTGGGTGTGCCTCGCGGAGAACCCTCCTCCCTTCGAGGAGGCGGTCATCGGCGACGTCGTCGCGCGGCTGGGCGACGCCGAGTCGATCGAGCGCTACGACATCGAGAACCTCTCGGTCGGCAGGCGGATCGTCTACGACGTGAAGGCGAACTGGAAGCTCATCATCGAGAACTTCATGGAGTGCTACCACTGCGCCACCATCCACCCCGAGCTCACCGAGGTGCTGCCGGAGTTCGCGGACGGCTTCGCCGCCCAGTACTACGTCGGCCACGGCGCCGAGTTCGGCGAGGAGGTGCGGGGCTTCACCGTCGACGGCTCCGAGGGCCTGGACCGCATTCCGGGTGTCGCCGAGGACCAGGACCGCCGCTACTACGCCATCACCGTGCGGCCGCAGGTCTTCATCAACCTCGTGCCCGACCACGTCATCTTCCACCGCATGTTCCCGATGGCCGAGGACCGCACGATCGTGGAGTGCGACTGGCTGTACCTGCCGCATGTCGTGGAGAGCGGCAAGGACGTCAGCCGGTCCGTGGAGCTCTTCCACCGGGTCAACCAGCAGGACTTCGACGCCTGCGAGCGCACCCAGCCGGCGATGAACTCCCGGATGTACGCCAAGGGCGGTGTCCTGGTGCCCAGCGAGCACCACATCGGCGCCTTCCACGACTGGGTGCACGAGCGCCTGGGCACCCACCAGCAGTAG